Proteins from one Helicobacter ganmani genomic window:
- a CDS encoding AAC(3) family N-acetyltransferase has product MDFIKFKDKIYTTQDLKEILQELEITQGDTLLVHTESFRFGIPLLPKAIFNQTLCQTLIESCGKRGNVILPTFTYSFCQNEPFDLLHSKSKVGNLGDSLLQLGGKRTSCPIFSCAVFGDLKEKLRDCKEVLGKESIFDKLLTQNGKILTFGNQYVGYTFIHYLESLANVPYRFDKTFSGIFIDEKGEKMHRSVIYRVRHLGRKSELDYKKIAHFLLDLEILKVLKFGGGEIGIMESQKVAKAVLEVLAKDCEYFLA; this is encoded by the coding sequence ATGGATTTTATAAAATTCAAAGACAAAATCTACACAACACAAGATTTAAAAGAGATTTTACAAGAGCTTGAAATCACGCAAGGAGACACTCTTTTGGTGCATACAGAATCCTTTCGGTTTGGGATTCCATTACTCCCAAAAGCAATTTTTAATCAGACATTGTGTCAGACTTTGATAGAATCTTGCGGTAAAAGGGGCAATGTTATCCTTCCAACTTTCACTTATAGCTTCTGTCAAAACGAACCTTTTGACCTCCTGCACTCTAAGTCAAAGGTGGGAAATCTCGGGGATTCCTTATTGCAACTTGGGGGCAAACGCACCTCTTGTCCTATTTTTTCTTGCGCAGTTTTTGGAGATTTAAAAGAAAAATTGCGCGACTGCAAGGAAGTTTTGGGCAAAGAGAGTATTTTTGATAAATTATTAACGCAAAACGGCAAAATTTTAACATTTGGTAATCAATATGTCGGCTATACATTCATACACTATTTAGAATCTCTCGCCAATGTCCCCTATCGTTTTGATAAAACTTTCAGTGGAATTTTCATTGATGAAAAAGGTGAAAAAATGCACAGAAGCGTCATTTATAGAGTGAGACATTTGGGCAGAAAAAGTGAGCTAGATTACAAAAAAATAGCACATTTTTTACTAGATTTGGAAATCTTAAAAGTCTTAAAATTTGGCGGGGGCGAGATTGGAATTATGGAATCCCAAAAAGTCGCGAAGGCGGTTTTGGAAGTTTTAGCAAAAGATTGCGAATATTTTTTGGCTTAA